The following proteins come from a genomic window of Anaerolineae bacterium:
- a CDS encoding DNRLRE domain-containing protein has protein sequence MLRIHLFGNPQIFYGDTLLTLPTPNKVLALWAYLLLKRQQPLLRDHLAYLLWPDVTEAEARANLRRHLHLLRKQLPAPAKDTPWILTTHQTIQWNPAATYWLDVAVLEEFDPAEAEETIWTDLSQTYRGDLLAGFYDDWMLAERDRLQQRYLQLLTQRIAAQKQRGNWPGAIDAARRLLAADTLREEPYRELMEMYYRAGDRAAALGEFEKCRTMLHVELQAEPMPETLALRQAILNGEKLPPVTAVLPMAAVLPPKPAPTLDRPQPAVSLPAITRRRINRKWLGIAGLLLLVLLAAGLWLARSPRPSLAPNQQMLTLSGPAVTQDTWIDKDNPDLLYDPQDSERTPKAAYAQVHLSYFGYPFDRVLIRFDLAQLPPNAIIHQAVFHQHLDVFINEDLPEPLPATVSAFRLLRPWQADTATFNTPWSQPGLAANVDYDAQPLGSHSFHGETWVSLDITNLVQQWVIHPDQNFGLMLMITQAPQGAHYWVDTSDYPLTDRRPHLDITYTP, from the coding sequence ATGCTGCGCATCCATCTATTTGGTAATCCGCAAATATTTTACGGCGATACCCTTTTAACTCTCCCTACGCCCAACAAAGTGCTGGCTTTGTGGGCGTATCTGCTTTTAAAACGGCAGCAGCCTCTCCTGCGCGACCACCTGGCCTACTTGCTCTGGCCCGACGTGACTGAGGCCGAGGCTCGCGCCAACTTGCGCCGCCACCTGCACTTGCTGCGCAAACAACTCCCCGCGCCGGCCAAAGATACTCCCTGGATTTTGACAACCCATCAGACGATCCAATGGAATCCCGCCGCCACCTATTGGCTAGACGTGGCTGTATTGGAAGAATTTGACCCGGCGGAAGCCGAGGAAACAATTTGGACGGACCTCAGTCAGACTTACCGAGGAGATCTGTTAGCCGGGTTTTACGATGATTGGATGCTGGCCGAACGCGACCGTTTGCAGCAGCGGTATCTCCAACTTTTAACCCAACGTATCGCCGCGCAAAAGCAGCGGGGCAATTGGCCGGGAGCCATTGACGCCGCCAGGCGACTGCTGGCCGCCGACACCCTGCGTGAGGAACCGTATCGTGAATTGATGGAAATGTACTATCGCGCCGGCGACCGAGCCGCCGCGTTGGGCGAATTTGAAAAATGCCGGACCATGCTGCATGTCGAGCTACAGGCAGAGCCAATGCCGGAAACATTAGCCCTGCGCCAGGCCATCTTGAACGGCGAGAAGCTGCCACCAGTGACTGCCGTGCTGCCAATGGCCGCTGTGCTGCCACCAAAACCGGCCCCCACCCTCGACCGGCCCCAACCGGCAGTTTCCCTGCCTGCCATTACCCGCCGCCGCATTAACCGGAAATGGCTGGGCATAGCCGGATTACTTCTCCTGGTTTTGCTGGCCGCCGGGCTGTGGCTTGCCCGCTCTCCCCGGCCAAGTTTGGCCCCAAACCAACAAATGCTGACCCTCTCCGGGCCGGCCGTCACCCAGGACACCTGGATAGATAAAGATAATCCTGACTTGCTCTATGATCCCCAGGACTCCGAGCGGACGCCCAAGGCGGCTTACGCCCAAGTTCATCTTTCATACTTTGGTTACCCCTTTGACCGGGTTTTGATCCGTTTTGACCTGGCCCAACTTCCCCCAAACGCCATAATTCACCAGGCCGTTTTTCACCAACACCTGGATGTTTTTATTAATGAAGACTTACCGGAGCCGCTTCCCGCTACCGTCTCTGCCTTTCGCCTGCTGCGCCCCTGGCAAGCAGATACCGCTACCTTTAACACCCCTTGGTCCCAGCCCGGTCTGGCCGCCAATGTAGACTACGACGCTCAACCCCTGGGCAGCCACTCTTTTCATGGCGAAACCTGGGTCTCGCTGGACATCACCAACCTGGTTCAGCAGTGGGTCATCCACCCCGACCAAAATTTTGGCCTGATGTTGATGATTACCCAGGCCCCCCAGGGCGCCCACTATTGGGTGGACACCAGCGATTATCCTCTCACCGACCGCCGCCCCCACCTTGACATTACTTATACCCCCTAA